One Syntrophorhabdaceae bacterium genomic region harbors:
- a CDS encoding secondary thiamine-phosphate synthase enzyme YjbQ, with product MFKILKVKTTSRVEAKDITNDVIKSFKGETGKLLNVYTPHTTCGLVINEDADPNVMRDIIDGLERLAPKNYPYRHMEGNSDAHIKSSITGCSLTIPFSDGKPILGQWQGIFLMEFDGPRERKVFLTLIQ from the coding sequence ATGTTCAAAATACTAAAAGTAAAGACCACATCCAGGGTTGAGGCAAAGGATATAACAAATGATGTAATAAAGTCATTTAAGGGCGAAACAGGTAAGCTTCTTAATGTCTATACACCCCATACAACCTGCGGCCTTGTTATAAATGAAGATGCAGACCCCAATGTAATGAGGGATATAATTGATGGGCTTGAAAGACTTGCCCCTAAAAATTATCCATATAGGCATATGGAAGGCAACTCTGATGCCCATATAAAGTCTTCCATAACCGGATGCTCATTAACCATACCGTTCTCAGATGGTAAGCCTATACTGGGACAATGGCAGGGCATATTTCTCATGGAATTTGATGGACCAAGAGAAAGGAAGGTTTTTTTAACATTGATCCAATAG
- the nifU gene encoding Fe-S cluster assembly scaffold protein NifU, giving the protein MANGPYNDVVMDHFMNPRNIGEIEDADAVAEVGNDVCGDTMKIYLKIEDNRIMDVKFKTFGCGAAIASSSITTEMIKGKTLDEALEITNKQVIEALGGLPPAKEHCSVLAEQAIKVAIEDYLKKRR; this is encoded by the coding sequence ATGGCAAATGGCCCTTATAATGATGTGGTTATGGATCATTTTATGAATCCAAGAAACATAGGTGAGATAGAGGATGCCGATGCAGTGGCTGAAGTGGGCAATGATGTGTGTGGTGACACCATGAAGATCTATCTTAAGATAGAGGATAACAGGATTATGGACGTAAAATTCAAAACCTTTGGCTGTGGTGCTGCCATAGCATCAAGTAGCATCACTACTGAAATGATAAAAGGTAAGACATTAGATGAGGCACTTGAAATAACAAATAAGCAGGTAATAGAGGCATTGGGTGGCCTACCCCCTGCCAAAGAGCACTGTTCGGTCCTTGCAGAACAAGCAATTAAAGTTGCCATAGAGGATTATCTGAAAAAAAGGAGATAA
- the greA gene encoding transcription elongation factor GreA — translation MKVPITREGYENLKKEREYLLNTKRPKIIKAIEEARGHGDLSENAEYDAAKEEYQFLQKKIAEIEEMIKNSEIIDVKRTDLKQVEFGCVVTLLNLDTDEEVVYTVVGPYESDIKQAKISITSPLGRALMGKEVGEEVIFSAPGGQRTYEVVKIESV, via the coding sequence ATGAAGGTACCTATTACAAGAGAGGGTTACGAAAACCTTAAAAAAGAAAGGGAATACCTTTTAAATACGAAGAGGCCAAAGATAATCAAAGCTATAGAAGAGGCGAGGGGGCATGGAGACCTTTCTGAAAATGCGGAATATGATGCTGCTAAAGAGGAATATCAATTTTTGCAAAAAAAGATTGCAGAGATAGAGGAGATGATAAAAAACTCAGAGATCATAGATGTTAAAAGGACAGACCTAAAACAGGTGGAGTTCGGTTGTGTTGTGACGCTTCTTAACCTTGATACAGATGAAGAGGTAGTTTATACAGTTGTAGGTCCGTATGAATCCGATATAAAACAGGCAAAGATCTCCATAACATCACCACTTGGTAGGGCTCTCATGGGTAAAGAAGTAGGTGAAGAGGTTATATTTTCTGCTCCTGGAGGGCAGAGGACATATGAGGTAGTTAAGATAGAATCAGTCTAA
- a CDS encoding flavodoxin family protein codes for MPKLILGLVGSPRRFGNCEVYIKEISSYMGFDHKLELIRLPELNIMPCQACYGCIMDNPCPHNDDMERLLGYIEKADGIIIATPVYYLGAHSIFKRILDRGFLFYRYLERTFGKPCILINIYGIKDRVGVSSQALMVFASFLGLTIKANVYLKAALPGEVFFNKTYHKKARKLAEIMFSERKDMDRNGCPFCGCDIIRMKKDHFVCTLCHGKFKIDENRNPLKIKEGGIFGTPEHMFLHKKWLAGMKKQFLASRKEILRALTPLKNMGEWVDLNP; via the coding sequence ATGCCAAAACTGATACTGGGTCTTGTGGGGTCACCAAGGAGATTTGGAAACTGCGAGGTATATATCAAAGAGATCTCCTCTTACATGGGTTTTGACCACAAACTTGAACTCATTAGGCTACCAGAACTCAATATCATGCCATGCCAAGCATGCTATGGCTGTATCATGGACAATCCATGTCCTCACAACGATGACATGGAAAGACTACTTGGTTATATTGAAAAGGCAGACGGTATTATAATTGCCACACCTGTATACTATCTTGGTGCCCATAGCATATTTAAGCGTATCCTTGACAGGGGTTTTCTCTTTTATAGATACCTTGAAAGAACATTCGGCAAACCATGTATACTCATAAATATATACGGTATAAAGGACAGGGTAGGTGTATCCTCTCAGGCACTCATGGTTTTTGCATCATTTCTGGGACTTACGATAAAGGCAAATGTATACTTAAAGGCTGCATTACCAGGTGAGGTCTTTTTTAATAAAACCTATCATAAAAAGGCAAGGAAGCTTGCCGAAATTATGTTCTCAGAAAGAAAAGATATGGATAGAAATGGCTGCCCCTTTTGTGGTTGTGATATTATCCGCATGAAAAAAGACCATTTTGTCTGCACCTTATGCCATGGAAAATTTAAAATAGATGAAAACAGAAACCCTTTGAAAATCAAAGAAGGCGGGATATTCGGCACACCTGAACATATGTTCCTTCATAAAAAATGGTTGGCAGGCATGAAAAAACAATTTCTGGCGTCGAGAAAAGAAATCTTAAGGGCTTTGACGCCTCTGAAAAATATGGGGGAGTGGGTGGATCTGAATCCATAA
- a CDS encoding MFS transporter, producing MNKKTFSWCLFDFANSSYSAVIAATIFPVFYANHIVGNAHGQGDLWWGRAIAVSMALVALSSPFLGGIADYSRLKKRMLFLFTFISVLSVASFSFLEKGMVITGFIMIILANTGMEGGLVFYNAFLPEIAEKDQHGRVSAWGFGIGYAGSIIALFLAIFLLKNSSIHTVWVMVAVFFGVFSIPAFLYLPEDRSGVGKGMKDAAKEGLKTTLRHLLSMWRDKNKRRFLLAYLLYEDGVNTVIVFSSIFAATTLGFKEAELIYMYLLVQFTALTGSFIMASRIDTWGPKKVVIITLCLWVVVTVTAFFIQSKVAFVVLASFAGLGLGTLQGATRALYTGFIPKDEESRYFGVYNLVGKSSAIIGPLVFGYISSIWGNQRPAILSVAIFFIIGLAIIYTIEENKR from the coding sequence ATGAATAAAAAGACATTCTCATGGTGTCTCTTTGATTTTGCAAACTCAAGCTATTCTGCTGTGATTGCTGCCACCATCTTCCCTGTATTTTATGCAAATCATATTGTCGGTAATGCCCATGGCCAGGGAGATCTGTGGTGGGGTAGGGCAATAGCAGTGAGTATGGCACTGGTTGCCCTATCATCACCCTTTTTAGGTGGTATAGCAGACTACAGCAGGTTAAAAAAAAGAATGCTTTTTCTCTTTACCTTTATCTCTGTTCTGTCGGTGGCATCTTTTTCCTTTCTGGAAAAGGGTATGGTGATTACAGGTTTTATAATGATCATTTTGGCAAATACAGGTATGGAAGGGGGGCTTGTATTCTATAATGCCTTTTTACCTGAGATAGCAGAAAAAGACCAACATGGAAGGGTATCTGCCTGGGGTTTTGGAATAGGATATGCCGGCTCTATCATTGCCCTTTTCCTTGCCATATTTCTATTAAAAAACAGCTCTATCCATACTGTGTGGGTTATGGTGGCAGTGTTTTTTGGGGTCTTTTCTATACCTGCATTTTTATATCTCCCTGAAGACAGGTCAGGTGTTGGTAAGGGCATGAAAGATGCTGCAAAAGAGGGCCTTAAGACCACCCTAAGGCACCTTCTGTCCATGTGGAGAGATAAAAATAAAAGAAGGTTTCTCTTGGCATATCTCTTATATGAGGACGGGGTGAATACGGTCATCGTATTCTCCAGTATCTTTGCTGCCACTACCCTCGGGTTTAAGGAAGCGGAGCTTATATATATGTATCTGCTGGTTCAATTCACTGCACTGACAGGGTCGTTTATCATGGCATCCAGGATTGACACATGGGGGCCAAAAAAAGTTGTAATCATCACATTATGTCTGTGGGTAGTAGTTACTGTCACCGCCTTTTTTATACAAAGCAAGGTCGCTTTTGTTGTGTTGGCATCCTTTGCAGGTCTTGGCCTGGGAACACTTCAGGGGGCCACAAGGGCCTTGTATACAGGCTTTATACCAAAAGATGAGGAGTCAAGATACTTTGGTGTATATAATTTGGTAGGAAAGTCTTCGGCCATTATAGGCCCCCTCGTATTCGGCTATATTTCATCTATATGGGGAAATCAAAGGCCTGCCATATTATCTGTGGCAATATTTTTTATAATTGGGCTCGCAATAATATATACTATCGAGGAAAATAAGAGATAG
- a CDS encoding helical backbone metal receptor, with product MGRNKKIYRRVIFVLLFILFPLISHGIERVISLSPQITESIYLLGAEDSLIANTVFCKRPEEAEKKIKIGTPLRPDIEKIVSLMPQMVFGSQEGNPIWFMERLKRLGINTYYFKRPKDFKELSQNFLMLAGFLQKEDRAKKIIHKTQTILDRLDARPCFKVLWQVGSEPFIVATSKSFINDIIRFAGGINIIETELPYSRVNIEEVIKKSPQIIVLMDMGYNIDAEKKRWQGLLKDPKFLIIDPYVASSPTPLTFVHAVERLYDIGKTFKCEKKLY from the coding sequence ATGGGGAGGAATAAGAAGATATATAGAAGGGTCATTTTTGTCCTCCTTTTCATCCTTTTTCCTCTAATTTCTCATGGCATAGAAAGGGTGATATCCCTCTCACCTCAGATTACCGAATCTATCTATCTTTTAGGCGCGGAAGATTCTCTTATAGCCAATACAGTGTTCTGCAAGAGACCTGAGGAGGCAGAAAAGAAGATAAAGATAGGAACACCCTTAAGGCCTGATATAGAAAAGATAGTCTCCCTTATGCCTCAAATGGTTTTTGGTTCCCAGGAAGGTAATCCCATCTGGTTCATGGAGAGACTCAAAAGGCTTGGCATAAACACCTATTATTTTAAAAGACCAAAAGATTTTAAAGAATTATCGCAAAACTTTCTTATGCTTGCAGGTTTCCTCCAAAAAGAAGACAGGGCAAAGAAGATAATCCATAAGACACAAACAATCCTTGATAGGTTAGATGCCAGACCCTGCTTCAAGGTTCTGTGGCAGGTGGGCTCTGAGCCTTTTATAGTAGCCACATCAAAAAGCTTTATTAACGATATAATAAGATTTGCAGGTGGCATAAACATAATAGAGACAGAACTGCCTTATTCAAGGGTAAACATAGAGGAGGTCATAAAAAAATCCCCCCAGATTATTGTCCTAATGGATATGGGGTATAACATAGATGCCGAGAAAAAGAGGTGGCAGGGTCTTCTTAAAGACCCTAAATTCCTCATCATAGATCCGTATGTAGCTTCAAGCCCTACACCCCTCACATTTGTTCATGCCGTAGAAAGACTCTATGATATAGGCAAAACCTTCAAGTGTGAGAAAAAACTTTACTAA
- a CDS encoding SpoIIE family protein phosphatase has protein sequence MKPESDEVRKYIEIISAQTAKRPGDVCGDYIIVDRTSEATTVVLADGMGTGVKARVAAIMNASRLMELIKLGFSLREACKKVVDTLHDARTSNIPFAAFSVCRVLNSGHATIISYEMPSPILLSKHFATYLPQQRFLPMGLEIIAEVNCTLEYEDGIILFSDGVSQAGMGSIYRMGWGVQNVSYYVDGILTQGVDIKDIPEKILAKVKDISWSNYGDDTTCILLMCRESNILNVLTGPPSKKTEDEKVVNRFMEMKGKKVVCGSTTVEMVSKVIKKPVKMKEISEGFHKPPSYELEGIDYATEGAITLNQVYNIMDIDIEKLGPGSSVSDLARLFHESDIINFIVGTATNRAHKSLVFRQMGIFPREVIIKLLSDKLQKMGKLVSLEYV, from the coding sequence ATGAAACCTGAATCAGACGAGGTAAGGAAATACATAGAGATAATCTCTGCCCAGACAGCAAAAAGGCCTGGTGATGTCTGTGGAGACTATATAATTGTGGACAGGACTTCGGAGGCAACTACGGTAGTGCTGGCAGATGGAATGGGCACAGGGGTAAAGGCAAGGGTGGCAGCCATTATGAATGCCTCGAGACTCATGGAACTCATAAAGCTCGGTTTTTCCTTAAGAGAGGCATGCAAGAAGGTAGTGGATACACTCCACGATGCAAGGACATCCAATATACCCTTTGCTGCCTTCTCTGTTTGTAGGGTATTAAACAGCGGACATGCTACCATCATATCCTATGAGATGCCTTCCCCTATACTCTTGAGCAAACACTTTGCCACGTATCTTCCCCAACAGAGGTTTTTACCCATGGGTCTCGAGATCATTGCAGAGGTGAATTGCACCCTGGAATACGAAGACGGCATAATCCTCTTTTCAGATGGTGTGAGCCAGGCAGGTATGGGAAGCATATACCGCATGGGATGGGGTGTCCAGAATGTGTCATATTATGTAGACGGCATACTGACACAGGGGGTGGATATAAAAGATATACCTGAAAAGATACTTGCCAAGGTAAAGGATATATCATGGTCAAACTATGGCGATGATACTACCTGTATCCTTTTGATGTGTCGTGAGTCTAATATCCTCAATGTCCTTACAGGGCCGCCGTCAAAAAAGACCGAGGACGAAAAGGTGGTAAACAGGTTTATGGAGATGAAAGGGAAAAAGGTGGTATGCGGTTCAACTACTGTGGAGATGGTGTCCAAGGTCATAAAAAAACCTGTAAAGATGAAGGAGATATCAGAAGGCTTTCATAAACCACCATCCTATGAGTTAGAAGGTATAGATTATGCCACAGAAGGTGCTATTACCCTAAACCAGGTATATAATATCATGGATATAGACATAGAAAAGCTTGGACCTGGTAGTTCTGTTTCTGACCTGGCAAGGCTTTTTCATGAATCAGACATAATCAATTTTATCGTTGGGACTGCCACAAATCGTGCCCATAAAAGCCTTGTGTTCAGGCAAATGGGTATCTTTCCCAGGGAGGTCATAATAAAATTGTTATCCGATAAACTGCAGAAGATGGGGAAACTTGTAAGCCTTGAGTATGTGTGA
- a CDS encoding [Fe-Fe] hydrogenase large subunit C-terminal domain-containing protein, whose translation MYDSVSRQIVFTLTARCRDCYRCLRACPVKAIRMERGQAYVDEKRCIACGTCIRECPQKAKSFRHDIDIAQRLIDLGKTVAASIAPSFAAVLNEWQRARLASGIRALGFRYVGQTSHGAYQVSYHTLQILKKDGQRPYIGTACPAIVNYIEKYRPELVDHLIPIVSPMIAHARMLKEKLGKDTVVIFIGPCVAKKTELLRPANKGAVDCVLTFGELMLWLNQRGISLNNCEESSFDERPAHLAQLYPLPGGMIKTAGLDDDGFNPQLIRVDGMAGVKTLLDSLPGESSYTLIEPLFCNNGCINGPGIGTEKNLFERRMDILKYDRDTAEIHIVPELQDGVLFHGSYERQEGILREVSEEEIEQILEKTGKSDPQQQLNCGACGYDSCREKAIAVAQHMAEPEMCIPYMRRLAERRTDQIFNTTPNGVVILDKELKILSINPAFKKFFFCSDAVLGRHISYLMDPEPFEKLISGAVESLDIIRTHKHYNLMCRELLYILKQDQQIVGIFINITSQQENEKKLKEIKSQTIEQASELLNHQIKMAQTIAQFLGESTARGEELVKKLMSLTEGDET comes from the coding sequence ATGTATGACTCTGTATCAAGGCAGATAGTTTTTACCCTCACGGCACGTTGCAGAGATTGCTATAGATGTTTGAGGGCATGTCCTGTGAAGGCCATAAGGATGGAGAGGGGTCAGGCATATGTAGATGAGAAGAGATGTATTGCCTGCGGGACGTGTATAAGAGAATGCCCACAAAAGGCAAAATCATTCAGGCATGATATAGATATTGCCCAGAGGCTCATTGATTTAGGCAAAACAGTTGCAGCAAGCATTGCCCCTTCCTTTGCAGCGGTTTTAAACGAATGGCAGAGGGCCCGCCTTGCCTCTGGTATACGTGCCCTCGGATTTAGATATGTAGGCCAGACATCCCATGGGGCATATCAGGTATCTTATCATACCCTTCAAATTCTTAAAAAAGATGGACAAAGGCCGTATATTGGGACAGCATGTCCAGCCATTGTGAATTATATTGAAAAATATAGACCAGAGCTTGTAGACCATTTAATCCCTATTGTTTCTCCCATGATTGCCCATGCAAGGATGCTCAAAGAGAAACTGGGCAAGGATACGGTGGTAATCTTCATAGGTCCATGTGTAGCAAAGAAGACAGAGCTTTTGCGCCCTGCCAATAAAGGGGCAGTGGATTGTGTCCTCACATTTGGTGAACTTATGTTGTGGCTCAACCAGAGGGGTATAAGTCTAAATAACTGTGAGGAGAGTAGTTTTGACGAAAGGCCTGCTCACCTTGCTCAACTCTATCCACTCCCAGGCGGCATGATAAAGACAGCAGGGCTTGATGATGATGGATTCAATCCCCAACTTATAAGGGTTGATGGCATGGCAGGCGTAAAGACACTTCTTGATAGTTTACCTGGCGAGTCATCCTATACCCTCATTGAACCCCTTTTCTGTAATAACGGGTGCATTAATGGCCCAGGCATAGGGACTGAAAAGAATCTTTTTGAAAGAAGGATGGACATCCTTAAATATGACAGGGACACTGCAGAAATCCATATAGTCCCAGAGCTACAGGATGGGGTGCTCTTCCATGGCAGCTATGAAAGGCAGGAGGGGATATTAAGGGAGGTCTCAGAGGAAGAGATAGAACAGATCCTTGAAAAAACAGGCAAATCTGACCCACAACAACAACTCAACTGCGGTGCGTGCGGATATGACAGTTGTAGGGAAAAGGCAATTGCCGTTGCCCAGCATATGGCAGAACCGGAGATGTGTATACCATATATGAGAAGACTTGCCGAACGCAGGACCGACCAGATATTCAATACTACCCCCAATGGGGTTGTAATACTCGATAAGGAACTCAAGATCCTGTCAATAAACCCTGCCTTCAAAAAGTTTTTTTTCTGTTCAGATGCTGTTTTGGGCAGGCACATATCATACCTTATGGACCCTGAACCTTTTGAAAAGCTCATTTCTGGGGCTGTAGAGAGCCTCGATATTATAAGAACACATAAACATTACAACCTCATGTGCCGTGAACTCCTCTATATCTTAAAGCAGGATCAGCAGATCGTGGGGATCTTTATCAATATCACAAGCCAGCAGGAAAATGAAAAGAAACTCAAAGAGATCAAATCCCAGACCATAGAACAGGCAAGTGAACTCCTTAATCATCAGATCAAGATGGCACAGACCATTGCCCAGTTTCTCGGTGAAAGCACGGCCCGGGGAGAAGAATTGGTTAAAAAACTTATGAGTCTCACAGAAGGCGATGAAACCTGA
- a CDS encoding NADH-dependent [FeFe] hydrogenase, group A6 — translation MKETAFITIDHKDVPLESEKNLLELIRKAGIELPTFCYHSELSIYGACRLCMVEVEGMGLVPACSTPPSPNMTIKTNTEEIRKMRKIIVELLLANHSQNCHTCQKSATCQLLALARRLGVTKIRFKNQSMNLPVDESSPSIARDPNKCVLCGDCVRICSEVQTIGAIDFAYRGAKTVVIPSFGKDLAKVECVDCGQCARVCPTGALMPKSEVDDVWREIHNPHKVVMAQIAPAVRIAIGELFGLEPGRITSGQIVAALRAIGFKRVFDTSFTADLTVIEEANEFIRRIQKNENLPQFTSCCPAWVKFAEQYYPELVPHISSCRSPQQMFGALAKDILSAQLNVKKEDIVVVSIMPCTAKKFEAKRPEFSHDGIKDVDFVLTTQELGRMIEEAGINFNELGPESFNLPFGFKTGAGVIFGNSGGVSEAVVRYLSEKLTGEKKENYEYRSLRGESGIREIKLSIGERDYSLAIVSGLGNARRIIERIKTGEGHYDFVEVMACPGGCIGGAGQPVYTHMMVRQKRTKGLYENDRMLELHKSQDNPYIQELYDTYLGEIGSPKAHELLHTHYRSRKRIADEDMYISYSDRAESLEINVCFGTSCFIKGSQKILRGILDYINANGLKNKINVSASFCFEACDRGPVIRVGEQVIEQCTIEKAKDAIKKEVEEYV, via the coding sequence ATGAAAGAGACTGCCTTTATTACTATTGATCATAAAGATGTCCCCTTAGAGAGCGAAAAAAACCTTTTGGAACTCATAAGAAAGGCCGGCATTGAACTCCCTACATTCTGTTATCATTCTGAGTTAAGTATCTATGGTGCATGTAGGCTCTGTATGGTGGAGGTAGAAGGTATGGGCCTTGTCCCTGCCTGTTCAACACCTCCTTCTCCCAATATGACCATCAAGACCAACACAGAAGAGATAAGAAAGATGAGAAAGATTATCGTCGAACTCCTCCTTGCCAATCATAGCCAAAACTGCCATACCTGCCAAAAAAGCGCCACATGCCAACTTCTGGCGCTTGCCAGGAGGCTGGGCGTAACCAAGATACGCTTTAAAAATCAGAGTATGAATCTCCCTGTAGATGAATCCTCTCCATCCATAGCAAGAGATCCTAATAAATGTGTTCTTTGCGGTGATTGTGTGAGAATATGTTCAGAGGTGCAGACAATAGGTGCAATTGATTTTGCATACAGAGGCGCCAAAACCGTTGTAATACCCAGCTTTGGAAAAGACCTTGCCAAGGTAGAGTGTGTTGACTGCGGTCAATGTGCCAGGGTATGTCCTACAGGTGCCCTTATGCCCAAATCAGAGGTAGATGATGTATGGCGGGAAATACATAATCCCCATAAGGTTGTTATGGCACAGATTGCCCCGGCAGTTCGTATTGCCATAGGAGAACTCTTCGGCTTGGAACCTGGAAGGATAACATCAGGACAGATAGTAGCAGCATTGAGGGCAATAGGGTTTAAAAGGGTATTTGATACATCGTTTACAGCAGACCTGACCGTTATAGAGGAGGCAAATGAATTTATCCGTCGCATCCAGAAAAATGAAAATCTACCCCAATTCACATCATGTTGCCCTGCCTGGGTGAAATTTGCAGAACAATACTATCCTGAACTGGTGCCTCACATATCGAGCTGTCGTTCACCCCAACAGATGTTTGGAGCCCTGGCAAAGGATATACTTTCTGCCCAACTAAATGTAAAAAAAGAGGATATTGTGGTAGTTTCTATCATGCCATGCACTGCCAAAAAATTCGAGGCAAAAAGACCTGAATTCAGCCATGATGGTATTAAAGACGTGGATTTTGTCCTCACCACCCAGGAACTCGGGAGGATGATAGAGGAGGCAGGAATCAATTTTAATGAACTCGGCCCTGAGTCATTTAATCTCCCATTTGGATTTAAGACAGGTGCAGGTGTTATATTTGGTAATTCTGGAGGTGTAAGCGAGGCAGTGGTTAGATACTTATCAGAAAAACTCACAGGAGAAAAAAAGGAGAACTACGAATATAGGAGCTTAAGAGGTGAAAGTGGCATTAGAGAGATAAAGCTCTCCATAGGCGAAAGGGACTACTCATTGGCTATTGTAAGCGGTCTTGGTAATGCCAGAAGGATTATAGAGAGGATCAAGACAGGTGAAGGACATTATGATTTTGTAGAGGTCATGGCATGCCCCGGTGGCTGCATAGGAGGTGCAGGTCAACCTGTTTATACCCATATGATGGTCCGACAGAAAAGGACAAAGGGCCTATATGAAAACGACAGGATGCTGGAACTCCATAAGTCACAGGATAATCCTTACATACAAGAACTTTATGATACATATTTAGGTGAAATAGGTAGCCCTAAGGCGCATGAACTCCTCCATACACACTATAGGTCGAGAAAAAGGATTGCCGACGAGGATATGTATATAAGTTACTCTGATAGAGCAGAGAGCCTGGAGATAAATGTATGTTTTGGCACAAGCTGCTTTATAAAGGGCTCGCAGAAGATCTTAAGGGGTATACTTGATTATATCAATGCAAATGGTTTAAAAAATAAAATAAATGTAAGCGCATCATTCTGTTTTGAGGCATGCGATAGAGGCCCTGTGATCCGTGTGGGCGAACAGGTAATAGAGCAATGCACTATAGAAAAGGCAAAAGATGCCATAAAAAAAGAGGTAGAGGAGTATGTATGA